The segment AAAAATAATCTAAAATTTAATTTCTCTTATTTGTGAAAATCTTAGATTTAAGTAAAGTTAACCAGGGATAAAGCATTAAGAACATTTTCTTTTAAACTACTAAATATCTTCTACTATCAATGTTGAACATAGATAAAACTTTACTTAGAACGATTTATAACTATCTCAAATGAAGTTTTAAGGCAAAACTTAATCTCTATCATATGATTATCCTTCTCTAAAATCTTTTAGTCAATTTCTGATAATGTTATTAGTTAAGTGAAGCTTTTATATTAAAGAGTAAAAGAAAGAAGTTAAGCATGAGTATATTAGAAAAGTTCAGAAAGTTTATCGTGATAAGCAAATTAGCTAGGCGCTATACTATCAATAGTAATGAAATAGTGTTTTATATGGTTAAGAATGAAATTCTAAAGATGTTAGGTAAACAAGAAAGACCTATTAAAGTTATAGTAAAGAAGGAAAAACAATACATTAGCTTTCCATATTCTGTTTTCATATATTATTTTCTTAAAGTATTAGATGCTGGTTGGACAATAGCAGATAGTTCAGAAAAAATTACAGCATGTTACCAATCGAAAAGCCCTTGCATCAAAATTAGACGTGAAATTGTAGCAGATGCTGGGCTTATTTTAGAGGTCTTTATTGATAAGGTTTATGGTGAAAGCTTTCATGGTACTGTAATTGACGTTGGAGCATATAATGGGGATTCTTCAATTTATTTTGCATTGAACGGTGCTGAAAGAGTTATAGCACTTGAGCCCTTTCCAGAAAACTTTGAATTAGCTAAAGAGAACGTGAAGATAAACAACCTAGAAGATAAGATAGTACTCTTACCCTACGCATTTGCTAGAGAAGAGGGGGGGATGGAACTTTACGCTTCAAAAAAGAATCCCAACCTGAACTCATTTAAACCTATTAGTGAGATAACTGAGGGTATTGAATTTAACGTTTTAAGGGTTAAGACCATTTCCCTTCAGAAGATTGTTAATGATTTTAAAATTTCATCAATTTCTCTCCTAAAATTGGATTGCGAGGGCTGTGAGTACGATACCTTACCTTACTTATCAGATGAATTGTATGATAAGATTGAAAGTATTGTTTTAGAATATCATAATGGACCTAAAACCTTGCCGGAAATATTGAAAAGTAAGGGATTCTCAGTAAAGTATGATAGAAATGCTAAGGTGGGAAATATGTATGCTATAAAGAATAATTAATTTTACCTATCACAATTAGTTTTTTAGTGTTGTTCTAGTCATTATCAATTGTGATTAGTGTTATTGTTGGTGAGTATGTTAAGAGGGGTTATTTAAAATACGCTTTGAATAGTGTTTTCAATCAGACTCTAGATAAGAGTCTATATGAGGTTATTGTAGTAAAAAAGGAAGAGGATAGAGAAGTTGATGATTATGCTAGAAAAAATGGGGTTAAGATAATTTATGATGATTCTAAAAAGCAAGGAGAGTTTCTGTATAAAGGCATAGAAAAGTCTAAGGGTGATATTATAACCTTTTTAGATGATGATGACATGTATGATGAGAATAGACTAAGGATAGTTTATAATGCTTTCAAAGAGAGGAGAATAGGAGGGTTTAAGAATCAGCAGATCCTAATAGATAAATTAGGTAATAAAATTAAAGAAGAAGAATTAAAGAAGAATGTATTATTAAATTCTAAGACATATAATTATCGTAAGAATTATCCAGATATTTTTAATAATAGTTCTTCTATTGCTTTAAGGAGAGATATTATAGGTGATGATTTGAAATCAGTAGAATTATCAGTTGATACATATTATGCTATCGCTTCAATCTGTAATCAAAATTACGAGGGATATTATTTAAGTAAGGAGAAATTAACAATATACAGATTTCATACTCTGAATTCGTTAACCTTATCACAACGAACATTACGTTACGCTAGATATATTCATGATTTTGATTTATTTCTTAATAAGTTTAAAGATTGTAGTAAAGAAGTGAGGAAACGTATAGAAACTGTTAGATTAAATTTTAAGCTACTTTATTATGGATATTATTTACTTTCTAATGGGAAGAGCCCAGATATAGATTTTACATTAGACGAAAAACTTGAATTATTAACTATGTCTAGTGGAGGATCATTTAAGAGTAGATTAGCTAGAAAAATTGCTGGGTTTGTACTGTTTCTACCCA is part of the Metallosphaera cuprina Ar-4 genome and harbors:
- a CDS encoding FkbM family methyltransferase, with product MSILEKFRKFIVISKLARRYTINSNEIVFYMVKNEILKMLGKQERPIKVIVKKEKQYISFPYSVFIYYFLKVLDAGWTIADSSEKITACYQSKSPCIKIRREIVADAGLILEVFIDKVYGESFHGTVIDVGAYNGDSSIYFALNGAERVIALEPFPENFELAKENVKINNLEDKIVLLPYAFAREEGGMELYASKKNPNLNSFKPISEITEGIEFNVLRVKTISLQKIVNDFKISSISLLKLDCEGCEYDTLPYLSDELYDKIESIVLEYHNGPKTLPEILKSKGFSVKYDRNAKVGNMYAIKNN
- a CDS encoding glycosyltransferase, translating into MISVIVGEYVKRGYLKYALNSVFNQTLDKSLYEVIVVKKEEDREVDDYARKNGVKIIYDDSKKQGEFLYKGIEKSKGDIITFLDDDDMYDENRLRIVYNAFKERRIGGFKNQQILIDKLGNKIKEEELKKNVLLNSKTYNYRKNYPDIFNNSSSIALRRDIIGDDLKSVELSVDTYYAIASICNQNYEGYYLSKEKLTIYRFHTLNSLTLSQRTLRYARYIHDFDLFLNKFKDCSKEVRKRIETVRLNFKLLYYGYYLLSNGKSPDIDFTLDEKLELLTMSSGGSFKSRLARKIAGFVLFLPRPIRDRIIVYGARFF